A genomic stretch from Flavobacterium humidisoli includes:
- a CDS encoding phytase, with protein MKNKSLVALLLLAVSFTACKDDKLAPVQPNAVKPTAVTEALPHDTDDPSIWINPTDPSKSIIVGTDKDTDGGLYAFDLNGKILKKSIPLKRPNNVDIAYGLIIDGKKVDVAVTTERESNKIRIFSLPDLEPIDNGGIEVFEGETQRDPMGVALYTRPSDQKIFAIVGRKTGPSGSYLWQYELSGNGKFAAAKVVRKFGTYSGKKEIEAIAVDNELGFVYYCDEQAGIRKYKADPALNDNKELAFFGQKDFKADHEGIAIYKKTDSTGYILVSNQQANSFMVYPREGASGNPNSHTLLAEVPTSTIECDGADVTSVNLGPKYKNGLFVAMSNGMTFHYYTWDLIQKRIDEAKK; from the coding sequence ATGAAAAATAAATCTTTAGTTGCTCTTTTACTTTTAGCTGTTTCATTTACAGCTTGCAAAGACGATAAATTAGCCCCAGTTCAGCCAAACGCTGTAAAACCAACAGCTGTTACAGAAGCTTTACCTCATGACACAGACGATCCTTCTATTTGGATAAACCCAACAGATCCTTCAAAAAGTATTATTGTTGGAACAGATAAAGATACAGATGGTGGTTTGTATGCTTTTGATTTGAATGGAAAAATCCTTAAAAAATCAATTCCATTAAAACGTCCAAACAATGTTGATATCGCTTACGGATTGATTATTGATGGAAAAAAAGTAGACGTTGCAGTTACTACAGAACGTGAAAGCAACAAAATAAGAATATTCAGTCTTCCAGATTTAGAGCCGATTGATAATGGCGGAATCGAAGTTTTTGAAGGGGAAACACAACGTGATCCGATGGGAGTTGCCTTATACACACGCCCAAGCGATCAGAAAATTTTCGCTATTGTAGGAAGAAAAACGGGACCGTCAGGAAGCTATTTATGGCAATATGAACTTTCTGGAAACGGAAAATTTGCTGCTGCAAAAGTGGTTCGCAAATTCGGAACTTACAGCGGCAAAAAAGAAATTGAAGCTATTGCTGTAGATAATGAATTAGGGTTTGTTTACTATTGTGACGAGCAGGCTGGAATTAGAAAGTACAAAGCAGATCCAGCTTTAAACGATAATAAAGAATTAGCTTTCTTTGGTCAGAAAGATTTTAAAGCCGATCATGAAGGAATTGCGATTTACAAAAAAACAGATTCTACAGGATATATTTTAGTATCCAACCAGCAGGCCAATTCTTTTATGGTTTATCCGAGAGAAGGTGCCAGCGGAAATCCAAACAGCCATACATTATTGGCAGAAGTTCCAACTTCAACAATCGAGTGTGACGGTGCCGATGTTACGAGCGTAAACTTAGGCCCAAAATATAAAAATGGTCTTTTTGTAGCGATGAGTAACGGAATGACTTTCCATTATTACACGTGGGATTTGATTCAGAAACGTATCGACGAAGCTAAGAAATAA
- the pckA gene encoding phosphoenolpyruvate carboxykinase (ATP), which produces MDTNTVFAQSISLKELGIENAKVRYQLSADELHAITLQSGQGVENSTGALAINTGEFTGRSPQDRFIVKDDITKDQVWWGNVNIPFEPQAFEKLYNKVTAFLSDKEVFVRDSYVCSDPNYRLNVRVVTETAWSNLFCYNMFLRPEDSELANFTPEWTVVCAPSFMADPAVDGTRQSNFAILDFTKKIALIGGTGYTGEMKKGIFSALNFILPVFKNTLPMHCSANVGEEGDTAIFFGLSGTGKTTLSADPERKLIGDDEHGWTNENTVFNFEGGCYAKVINLTEENEPDIFRAIKKGALLENVVFKEGTNVVDFDDVSITQNTRVSYPITHIDNVQPGLVGHNPKNIFFLTADSFGILPPISKLTPGQAAYHFISGYTAKVAGTEAGVTEPQPNFSACFGAPFMPLHPTRYAEMLSKKMKDAGVKVWLINTGWTGGPYGIGSRMKLKYTRAMITAALKGELDNVEYVDHKVFGIAKPQSCPNVPEEILNPRNTWEDKDLYDKKALELAQKFKANFAKFEEFANAEILAGAPITE; this is translated from the coding sequence ATGGACACTAATACAGTTTTCGCGCAATCGATTTCGTTAAAAGAGTTAGGAATTGAAAATGCAAAAGTTCGTTATCAACTATCTGCAGATGAATTACATGCGATTACTTTGCAGTCAGGACAAGGTGTTGAGAATTCTACAGGAGCGTTAGCAATTAATACAGGCGAATTTACAGGTCGTTCTCCACAAGATCGTTTTATCGTAAAAGATGATATTACTAAAGATCAAGTTTGGTGGGGAAATGTAAATATCCCTTTTGAGCCCCAAGCTTTTGAAAAGCTTTATAATAAGGTAACAGCATTTTTATCAGACAAAGAAGTTTTTGTTCGTGATTCTTATGTTTGTTCTGATCCAAATTATAGATTGAATGTTCGTGTTGTAACAGAAACTGCTTGGTCAAACTTGTTTTGCTACAATATGTTCTTACGTCCAGAAGATTCAGAACTGGCTAATTTTACTCCAGAATGGACCGTAGTTTGCGCACCAAGTTTTATGGCAGATCCTGCTGTAGATGGAACACGTCAGTCTAATTTTGCTATTTTAGATTTTACTAAAAAAATTGCTTTAATTGGAGGAACAGGTTATACAGGAGAAATGAAAAAAGGAATTTTCTCTGCTTTGAACTTTATTCTTCCAGTTTTCAAAAATACACTTCCAATGCACTGCAGCGCCAATGTTGGTGAAGAAGGAGACACTGCTATTTTCTTCGGATTGTCTGGTACTGGTAAAACAACTTTATCTGCAGATCCAGAGCGTAAATTAATTGGAGACGATGAGCATGGCTGGACAAACGAAAACACTGTTTTCAATTTTGAAGGCGGATGTTATGCAAAAGTGATTAATTTAACAGAAGAAAACGAACCAGACATTTTTAGAGCAATCAAAAAAGGAGCGCTTTTAGAAAATGTGGTTTTCAAAGAAGGAACAAACGTAGTTGATTTTGATGATGTTTCTATTACTCAAAATACTCGTGTAAGTTACCCAATTACACATATTGATAATGTGCAGCCAGGTTTGGTTGGACATAATCCTAAAAATATATTTTTCTTAACGGCCGATTCTTTCGGAATCTTGCCTCCAATCTCAAAATTGACTCCAGGTCAGGCAGCTTACCACTTTATTTCTGGATATACGGCAAAAGTTGCTGGAACAGAAGCAGGGGTAACAGAGCCTCAACCTAATTTCTCTGCTTGTTTTGGAGCGCCTTTTATGCCTTTGCACCCAACTCGTTATGCTGAAATGTTAAGCAAAAAAATGAAAGATGCAGGAGTAAAAGTTTGGTTGATCAATACAGGATGGACTGGCGGACCTTACGGAATTGGAAGCCGTATGAAATTGAAATATACTCGTGCCATGATTACTGCTGCTTTAAAAGGAGAATTAGACAACGTAGAGTATGTAGATCACAAAGTATTTGGAATTGCAAAACCACAATCTTGTCCGAATGTTCCAGAAGAAATTTTAAATCCTAGAAATACTTGGGAAGACAAAGATTTATACGATAAAAAAGCGTTAGAATTAGCTCAGAAATTCAAAGCTAATTTTGCGAAATTTGAAGAGTTTGCCAATGCTGAAATCTTAGCAGGTGCACCAATTACAGAATAA